A genome region from bacterium includes the following:
- the mltG gene encoding endolytic transglycosylase MltG, whose product MKFSVGQGRQVRIGRGAVTFVGLTLLILLAIHIYGALTTPLYLDDPEGKIIEIKRGMNISEISLLLKKEKVIRDVWLFKLLTRVKYGMVIKAGEYRMNSTINILQLLDMLEHGKALCHKVTVPEGRTIRQIAEILAERGMADAEKFIETANDPALARQLGIQAESLEGYLFPDTYCFTKGLPEKLIIEAMVLRFHQVIPREWEERAREIGFDFHQIVTLASLIEKETSCKEEKPLVSAAYHNRLRDGMRLQCDPTVIYSLASFGGTLTKEHLSIDSPYNTYRIYGLPPGPIANPGKDSIWAALHPLNIGYRYFVSKNNGTHQFSFTLEEHNRAVEKYQRRR is encoded by the coding sequence ATGAAATTTTCCGTAGGGCAGGGAAGACAGGTAAGAATCGGCAGGGGGGCTGTCACCTTTGTTGGCTTGACGCTTCTGATATTGCTTGCCATTCATATTTATGGTGCTCTCACTACGCCTCTTTACCTGGACGATCCGGAGGGGAAGATCATCGAAATCAAAAGGGGAATGAATATCAGTGAGATTTCTCTCCTTCTCAAAAAAGAGAAAGTTATTCGGGACGTCTGGTTATTTAAGCTGCTGACCAGGGTAAAGTATGGCATGGTGATCAAGGCGGGAGAATACCGGATGAATTCAACCATCAATATCCTGCAGCTTCTCGACATGCTTGAGCATGGCAAGGCTCTGTGCCATAAGGTCACGGTGCCGGAAGGGCGCACTATCCGGCAGATTGCTGAAATACTGGCAGAGCGCGGTATGGCTGACGCGGAAAAATTTATCGAGACAGCCAATGATCCGGCTCTGGCCAGGCAGCTTGGTATTCAGGCTGAAAGTCTGGAGGGGTATCTTTTTCCCGACACCTACTGCTTTACCAAAGGATTGCCTGAAAAATTGATTATCGAGGCCATGGTTCTCCGGTTTCACCAGGTTATTCCCAGGGAATGGGAAGAGCGGGCCAGGGAGATAGGATTTGATTTTCACCAGATTGTTACCCTGGCTTCGCTGATTGAAAAAGAGACTTCCTGCAAGGAAGAGAAACCTCTTGTGTCGGCTGCCTATCACAACCGGCTCCGGGACGGCATGCGCTTGCAGTGTGATCCGACCGTCATTTACTCACTGGCAAGCTTTGGCGGAACTCTGACCAAAGAGCACCTGTCGATTGATTCTCCCTACAATACCTACCGCATATACGGGCTTCCGCCCGGTCCTATTGCCAATCCCGGTAAAGATTCAATCTGGGCAGCCTTGCATCCTCTTAATATCGGGTATCGCTATTTTGTGTCAAAAAATAATGGAACTCATCAATTCTCTTTCACTTTAGAAGAGCATAATCGAGCTGTAGAAAAATATCAAAGGCGGAGGTAG
- the hisG gene encoding ATP phosphoribosyltransferase, whose product MKLRIGIPKGSLQEATIALFRKAGYHISVSQRSYYPVINDYQMEAMLIRAQEMAIYVQNGVLDVGLTGKDWILEQNADVHEVAELIYGKEGLAPVKWVLAVPNDSDIRSIQDLEGKRISTELVNFTRNYLRKAGVNAEVLFSWGATEIKAPTLADAIVELTETGSTLRANNLRIVETLMESTTRLIANKSAWNNNWKREKIENLACLLRGSLLAEEKVGLKMNITQKDLDRIVALLPAMHTPTISTLVDKEWVALEVVIDEKVVRDIIPELKKAGATGIVEYPLSKVIP is encoded by the coding sequence ATGAAGTTACGAATCGGGATTCCGAAAGGGAGCTTACAGGAAGCGACAATTGCCCTGTTTCGGAAGGCGGGATACCATATATCGGTAAGTCAAAGGTCATATTATCCGGTAATTAACGATTATCAGATGGAAGCCATGCTTATCCGGGCTCAGGAGATGGCCATTTACGTCCAAAACGGGGTCCTGGATGTCGGATTGACCGGCAAAGACTGGATACTGGAGCAGAACGCCGATGTACACGAGGTTGCCGAGCTGATTTACGGCAAGGAAGGTCTGGCTCCGGTCAAGTGGGTATTGGCTGTCCCGAATGATTCCGATATCCGGAGCATCCAGGATCTGGAAGGAAAGAGAATCTCCACGGAGCTGGTCAACTTTACCCGGAATTACCTCCGGAAAGCGGGAGTCAATGCCGAAGTTCTTTTTTCCTGGGGAGCTACGGAGATCAAGGCCCCGACCCTGGCCGATGCCATTGTCGAGTTGACCGAGACCGGCAGCACGCTGCGGGCCAATAATCTTCGCATTGTCGAGACCCTGATGGAATCCACCACCCGGCTGATTGCCAATAAATCTGCCTGGAACAACAACTGGAAACGGGAGAAAATCGAAAATCTGGCCTGCCTGCTCCGGGGATCGCTCCTGGCTGAAGAAAAGGTCGGCCTCAAAATGAATATTACCCAGAAGGATCTGGACCGCATCGTTGCCCTGCTTCCAGCCATGCACACTCCGACCATATCGACTCTGGTGGATAAAGAATGGGTAGCCCTGGAAGTGGTCATCGATGAAAAAGTCGTGCGCGACATCATTCCGGAACTGAAAAAAGCCGGAGCTACCGGGATTGTCGAATATCCCTTAAGCAAGGTGATTCCGTAA